CATGTACATCTGCTAAATCATCGACATGAATATAGTCACGAATGCCTGTGCCGTCTGGGGTTGGATAATCAGTACCAAAAATTTCAACATGATCTTTTTTGCCAGCGGCGACTTCGCCCGCAACTTTAATCAGGCTTGTGGCCCCCGCAGTTCGCTGTCCGTTATTTCCTTTCAACGAAGCCCCTGCCACATTGAAGTAACGAAGAATCACATAGCGAAGATCGTGAGCATTCGCTCCGTCTTGAATCACTCGTTCTGACATCAACTTGCTGGCGCCATACGGGTTCAGCGGTGCCGTCGGCACATCCTCAGTTACAAGAAACTCTTTGGGATTTCCATAAACTGCTGCTGTTGAAGAGAAAATAAACTTATTAACACCGGCAGCCTTACAAGCCTCAAGCACACGAATCGTTCCGAGCACATTGTTCTCATAGTACTCTAGAGGCTTTTCCACAGACTCCGGTGCTACCAACTTTGCAGCGAAATGAATAACGCCTTCAATTTGGTGATCACGCAAAGCTTTAGCGACGAGTGCCATATCTCTGACATCGCCAACAACGAGAGGAACACTCTCAGGTACTGCAACTCGAAACCCTGTCGACAAGTTATCAAAGACAACCGGATAATGTCCTGCTTCGATCAGTTTTTGAACTGTATGGGAGCCAATGTAACCAGCTCCACCAGTGACAAGCACTTTCATACTATCTTCCCCGTCCTAAAACCACGACGCTGATGGTTTTTAAAACAATGATGAAATCCAAAAAGAGAGAATAATTTTTAATATAGAAAAGATCGTACTGAAGTTTTTCTTTCGAGTCTTCAACGCTGGCCCCATAAGGATAGAGCACTTGAGCCCATCCTGTGATTCCAGGGCGAACAAGATGGCGAAGATTGTAGAATGGAATTTGTTTCTCGAGCTCTTTATTAAATTCAGGTCGCTCCGGACGAGGACCGATGAAGCTCATATCACCGCGGAAAACATTCCAAAGCTGAGGGAGTTCATCCAAACGTGTCAGGCGGATAAACTTACCGACGCGAGTAATGCGAGAGTCATTTGTGCTGGCCCATTTCGCGCCATCCTTCTCAGCATCAGTGCGCATTGAGCGGAATTTATAAATCACGAAATCTTCGCCATCAACACCCGTACGAACCTGGCTATAGACTGCAGGACCTTTGGATTCGAGCTTCACCGCAATGGCGGTTAGAAGCATGAATGGCCAAGTTACTAATAACAAAAGCGAGGACAGGAAAACATCAGCCAGACGCTTAATACGAAGCCCTACGGGGTTGTGAACAAGGCCGAAGCCCTCAGAAAGTACAAACCAATCATGCTCAAGATAGTAGATCGGAACTTTTCTCCAAGTGTTCTCATAAAAGAGCGAAAGATCTTGCACAAACTGTCCTGAGAAGCGTGCTTGCATTAAAGTCGGTCCAAGCTCCTGATTTAACTCCTGAGAAGTCGTTGCAATCACAAGGGAGTGCCAAACTTTTTCGAGTTGTATCTGCAACTCCTTCCACTGAGATTGGGCAAGAATAGTAATTTTGCCTGCAAAAGAGTTCTTTTTCAGATCCTGCAGAAGCTGTTGGTGAATTTTATCATTCACAACGAAAAGCCAATCCGCATTTGCCCGAATCTGTTGGTAAGACTTCATCAGAGCCAAACGGTAAACGGCCGAAACTATATAGAAACCTGAAAGACTACCTAATAGGACACCACGCCCAAAGAGGCCCGTACGATCTTTACTCAGCAAATAGTTGATCAAGATAACTGATATAAAACTGATGACTACTGCGATCGCTTGGCGAAATAAAATGGTCCAGGGCTTGAGATCACGGTCCAAATCATAGCAGCCAAAGATATAAAGACCCGAAAGCGTCAGAAAAGTAACAAACCAAAGCCCACGCGTTTCGAGAACGGCAGAGTCGATGGCTCCAATACGCAAATAATAAACCAATGCACTGATAGCCAAAAAGACAAAGGCATCCCAAAGCATGATGAGGGATTTAGATTTTGGAGTCAGCGAGGGCCTAATCTTTAGCATAGACCGAATTTAATGGGATGCGGCGAACAATGCAAGCTCTGTTAGCCCAAATACTTCTTACGGATCTTCAAAATATCACGGAAAACACGCAGAATTTCTTTATAAACCTTCACCTTAGAGCCTGGTACGTCTTCCCATTTACGGAGAGGGTATTCCACCAGAAGTTTGCCTTTAAGACGCAGCATAATCTCGACGTCAAAAATCCAGTTACTGAGGAAGCTTTCACCGAATGCAGTTTCAACATGCTCCATACGGAAGAGCTTTGCCCCACATTGGGAGTCATAAGACTCCACCTTAAGGAGAATCCCTATAACCGTCGCAAACCCACGCCCCAGATAGTGACGTTTTGTTGAACGTATAATTTTACTACCAAGGCGATACACGCGGCTTCCCCAGATAGAATCGACTTTTTCTGAGTACATTTTCGAATAGAGCACCATATTAGGAACTTCCCAAAGAGGCGTCGCCAAGTCAGCGTCCCAGAACCCTACCCAATCGGCTTTTGACAAAGTCGGATGTTTTGCAACATGCAGCATGCCTTCACGAACTGCGGCCGCTTTACCACCGTTCTTAGGACAACGGTGGACGTGAAGGTTTGACTTCCCCTGGATGAATTTTTGAATCATCTGAACGGTATTGTCTTTAGACCCGTCGTCGA
The sequence above is drawn from the Bdellovibrionales bacterium genome and encodes:
- the galE gene encoding UDP-glucose 4-epimerase GalE; this translates as MKVLVTGGAGYIGSHTVQKLIEAGHYPVVFDNLSTGFRVAVPESVPLVVGDVRDMALVAKALRDHQIEGVIHFAAKLVAPESVEKPLEYYENNVLGTIRVLEACKAAGVNKFIFSSTAAVYGNPKEFLVTEDVPTAPLNPYGASKLMSERVIQDGANAHDLRYVILRYFNVAGASLKGNNGQRTAGATSLIKVAGEVAAGKKDHVEIFGTDYPTPDGTGIRDYIHVDDLADVHVLALESLNQESASHIYNVGYGHGFSVRDVIRAMQKVSGKQFAVKEGARREGDPVGFVADSTKAQKAFAWKPKCDNIDLICKTTFEWEKSL
- a CDS encoding exopolysaccharide biosynthesis polyprenyl glycosylphosphotransferase yields the protein MLKIRPSLTPKSKSLIMLWDAFVFLAISALVYYLRIGAIDSAVLETRGLWFVTFLTLSGLYIFGCYDLDRDLKPWTILFRQAIAVVISFISVILINYLLSKDRTGLFGRGVLLGSLSGFYIVSAVYRLALMKSYQQIRANADWLFVVNDKIHQQLLQDLKKNSFAGKITILAQSQWKELQIQLEKVWHSLVIATTSQELNQELGPTLMQARFSGQFVQDLSLFYENTWRKVPIYYLEHDWFVLSEGFGLVHNPVGLRIKRLADVFLSSLLLLVTWPFMLLTAIAVKLESKGPAVYSQVRTGVDGEDFVIYKFRSMRTDAEKDGAKWASTNDSRITRVGKFIRLTRLDELPQLWNVFRGDMSFIGPRPERPEFNKELEKQIPFYNLRHLVRPGITGWAQVLYPYGASVEDSKEKLQYDLFYIKNYSLFLDFIIVLKTISVVVLGRGR
- a CDS encoding glycosyltransferase, whose amino-acid sequence is MIVLVVPCYNEEKRLDLEAFEEGAQGEMQIVFVDDGSKDNTVQMIQKFIQGKSNLHVHRCPKNGGKAAAVREGMLHVAKHPTLSKADWVGFWDADLATPLWEVPNMVLYSKMYSEKVDSIWGSRVYRLGSKIIRSTKRHYLGRGFATVIGILLKVESYDSQCGAKLFRMEHVETAFGESFLSNWIFDVEIMLRLKGKLLVEYPLRKWEDVPGSKVKVYKEILRVFRDILKIRKKYLG